Genomic segment of Caproiciproducens sp. NJN-50:
GCAGAAAAAAACGAAGGAGCATCACACATGAGAAAAGAGGCCGCAAAAAAGAAAAAGCGCGGCATCGCCCGGAAACTGATTCTCGCCTTCTGCGCTGTCTCCGCCTGCTCCGCGGCCGTCGCCGCGATTGGCAGTCACGGTATGGCGCGCGCAAATTCAGCCGCAGAAGAAAGCATGCGGGTTGCGGAAAGGCTGCCGGCCGCCGCCCACGCCATGACCTGTCTTTCGCACATGGAATCTTCCGCGCGCGATGCGGTGATCAATTTCCATAATTCCGAACTGTTTGAATCGGACAAGGCCTCCATTGACAAAAGCCGGAAAGATTATCAATCTTATGAAGCGGAGCTGCTGCGGTCCGCCGGCTCCCCCGAAGCCTCGAAAGAACTGACGGAGGCCGCGGAGCAATTCCGGAAAGCGTTTGATCCCAAAATCACAGACGCGATAAAAGCCGCCGACAGCAGCCAGCTGGCCCAGGCGGACACCCTTCTGCAAAACAGCATCGCCCCGGAGGAAACGATCCTGCAGCATTATCAGAACTTCATGGACCTTCAGAACCGGGCGTCCGCCGGGGCGGCGGCAGAGGAAAAACGGGTCTCTTTCTTTCTCTTTCTCCTCCAGGGCGTTTTTTCGCTGTGTGCCATCGCCGCGTCCCTGTGGTTCGGCATCCGTTTTTCCCGTTCCATCGGGCGGCCTCTGGGTTCCATCGCCGAAGCCGCGCGAAAATTTTCCAACGGCTCGCTGGACCTGCGCATTTCCTACGCCGGCAGCGACGAAATCGGAGATCTCGCCGATTCTCTGAACGCGTCGTTTCGGCGGCTGCAAGATTATGTTTCGGAAACCGCCGCTATTCTGCTGAATCTTTCGGAAGGGGATTTCACCGAAGCGGATATTCCGGACTTCCCCGGAAATTTCGCCCCTCTATCCGCTTCCATCAACAGCATCCGGGAAAAACTCAGCGCGTCCTTCTCCCAGATCGGCTCCTCGGCAGACCAGATCGGCGCGGGAGCGGCGCAGGTGTCGGAAGGCGCGCAGCAGGTCGCCCGCGGGGCCGAGAAGCAGAGCCGCTCCGTCGATCAGCTCACCGTTTCCGTCAACGGCATTCTGGAAAAATCGCGGGAAAACGCGGACGATGTCGCCAGGATTCTGAAGGACACCGGCGCCGCGCTGGAAAGCGTGGAGGAAAGCGACCAGCAGATGAAGCGGCTTCTTGCGCTGATGGAAGAAATCCGCGCCTCTTCCGAAAAGATGCGGCAGATTTTGGCGCAGATCGACTCGATCGCATTCCAGACCAACCTTCTGGCACTCAACGCGTCCGTTGAGGCCGCCCGGGTCGGGAGCGCCGGGCACGGTTTCACGGTCGTGGCACAGGAGGTGCGCGCTCTTGCGGAAAAAACGGCGGCGGCGGCAAAACAGACGGACATTCTGATTGAGGATTCCGTCCAAAAAATCGGGAACGGCTGTGAAAGGGCGGAAAAGACCGCGTCGGAACTGACAAAAACCGCCGGGAAATTCGCGGAAATCAACGAAAGCATCGGCAGGATCACGTCGGCATCCGAAGATCAGGCAAACAGCGCGGAACAGGCCGCGCTGTCCGCCGAGCAGGTCGGCGCAGTCATCCGCACGAACGCCGATCTGTCCTCCCGAAGCGCCGCCGCAGGTGAGGAGCTCTCCGGCCATGCGGAGCTGCTGAGAAAACTGCTCGCCCAGGTTCGCCTTCAGGGGGAGCCCGGCACCCGCGATCAGGGCAAAATTTTTTCCTGAGGCTAATGAAATGGTTCTGAATGAAGCGGGATCCTGAATATGATTGTAATACCTCACTAAAGGATCTGACCAGAATGGACCATGAGACGAACGCCGAATTCCGCACCTTCCGCGGATACCAGTTGATCAGCCAGAAAGAAGGCCAGCTGACACCCGCCATGGAGGA
This window contains:
- a CDS encoding methyl-accepting chemotaxis protein encodes the protein MRKEAAKKKKRGIARKLILAFCAVSACSAAVAAIGSHGMARANSAAEESMRVAERLPAAAHAMTCLSHMESSARDAVINFHNSELFESDKASIDKSRKDYQSYEAELLRSAGSPEASKELTEAAEQFRKAFDPKITDAIKAADSSQLAQADTLLQNSIAPEETILQHYQNFMDLQNRASAGAAAEEKRVSFFLFLLQGVFSLCAIAASLWFGIRFSRSIGRPLGSIAEAARKFSNGSLDLRISYAGSDEIGDLADSLNASFRRLQDYVSETAAILLNLSEGDFTEADIPDFPGNFAPLSASINSIREKLSASFSQIGSSADQIGAGAAQVSEGAQQVARGAEKQSRSVDQLTVSVNGILEKSRENADDVARILKDTGAALESVEESDQQMKRLLALMEEIRASSEKMRQILAQIDSIAFQTNLLALNASVEAARVGSAGHGFTVVAQEVRALAEKTAAAAKQTDILIEDSVQKIGNGCERAEKTASELTKTAGKFAEINESIGRITSASEDQANSAEQAALSAEQVGAVIRTNADLSSRSAAAGEELSGHAELLRKLLAQVRLQGEPGTRDQGKIFS